The DNA window CAACCACTATGGAGTGATCTTGAAATTACATCTGATCCAATTGGAGCAAAAGTATATATAAATGAAAAACATTATGGAACTACTCCTTTGACATTAAAAGGAGTAGATGAAGGATTAAATGAAGGTTTTTACGAAATAGAAATAAAAAAAGAAAAATATTATAATGAGAAATTAGATATTAAGATACAGCCCAATGATGTAATATGTCACAATTTTGATTTAACTCCTAAATTAGGTTCAATTTTAATAAACACAAATCCTGAAGGAGCAAAAGTAGAGATTGACGGTAAAGAACTCGGACTTACTCTAATAAAAATTCCTGAAATAGTAATTGGTAAGCATGATTTAAAAATTTCTAAATCTGATTTTGGTACAATCAAAAAAGAAATAAATGTTAAAGAAAAAAAGGAATTGTCTCTAAATTTTAAATTAGATAAAACGCAGGAAATATTGATAAATAGTGATCCTCCAGGTGCCAACATTTATGTTGATAATGAATTAGTTAGTTCTACTCCTCATCAAATATATCTACCATTATGTAAAAATAAAATCAAACTTGAAAAAAAAGGATATTACTCTTTTTTAAAAAATCTTCATATAAATCCAAAAATAAGTGAATACAATTTCAAATTGAAAAAAGTATTAGCTGGCTTTGTTATTGTAACTTATGGAGCAGATGCTATTGCAGTTGAATATGGATCGACTTATAATGTCAGTTTTAAAGGGACAATATACTCTTTTGGTGCATCATATGTAAAACCACAAAAAGCACCTGCTTTTGTTGATCATGTGAACATTGATGCTTTCCCAAATGTTGATCCAAAATCAGAAAAAGTTAGTTCTTATTACTCATGGGGGATGGATTTTTTTCTCAAATATGGTTTGATATTAGAAATACCAGTAACTTATATTGCTAATCTTGGACTTGGCTATAGATTTAGATCGGTAATCCCAATTTATCAGGCAAAAGAAAATGCAGTATTATGGGATTGCGAAAATGGCGAAACATGGACTAGTATACGGGATGATAATTATACAGTTTTCGATAAATCTTTTTGGCCAATAATGTTTGGATTTACTGTCCCGATAGTAAATAAAATGGTAATCAGTTGCCATTATTGGACAACATTCAACGCGATTAACGATATTGTTATAGGTTTTGGCTTTTATTATTAAGAGTCTTTGTGGTTAAGTCTAATTTATGAATAAAGAAAGAAAAAAGATGAATTTGTAAAACGATGTCAGTAAAGGAAATAAGGCTATTCACAGAACTAAAAATAGGGGGTGTAAAAGAAAAATGGGAACTTCA is part of the Candidatus Cloacimonadota bacterium genome and encodes:
- a CDS encoding PEGA domain-containing protein, with product MKKFIIMILIITNFIFLNALGKLQVKSIKELPPTHTNLEVRDADGRFAPVLLIKTEVKGLGIKNIGRPTKHAAIYEADKNQYKFYTNDNQRVIEITHSEYEPLEVRLLADFNIDVDAQRVYEIILLSELDKTRINFNGKGELLLKTKPSGAKVEISEFPDFNKKTPCELIDYPAISYLFHISKFRYEPIDTIITLEKNKRITRQFNLQPLWSDLEITSDPIGAKVYINEKHYGTTPLTLKGVDEGLNEGFYEIEIKKEKYYNEKLDIKIQPNDVICHNFDLTPKLGSILINTNPEGAKVEIDGKELGLTLIKIPEIVIGKHDLKISKSDFGTIKKEINVKEKKELSLNFKLDKTQEILINSDPPGANIYVDNELVSSTPHQIYLPLCKNKIKLEKKGYYSFLKNLHINPKISEYNFKLKKVLAGFVIVTYGADAIAVEYGSTYNVSFKGTIYSFGASYVKPQKAPAFVDHVNIDAFPNVDPKSEKVSSYYSWGMDFFLKYGLILEIPVTYIANLGLGYRFRSVIPIYQAKENAVLWDCENGETWTSIRDDNYTVFDKSFWPIMFGFTVPIVNKMVISCHYWTTFNAINDIVIGFGFYY